The following proteins come from a genomic window of Panthera leo isolate Ple1 chromosome E2, P.leo_Ple1_pat1.1, whole genome shotgun sequence:
- the CXCL17 gene encoding C-X-C motif chemokine 17, with product MRILISSLLLLLPLMLMPMVSSSRNPGVARGHRDQRQAPRRWLQEGSQECECKDWFLRAPKRKLMTVPRLPKKQCPCDHFKGSVKKTRHQRHHRKPNKHSRACQQFLTRCQLESFALPL from the exons ATGAGAATTCTaatctcttccctccttctgttGCTGCCACTAATGCTGATGCCTATGGTCTCTAGCAGCCGAAATCCAG GGGTCGCCAGAGGCCATCGGGACCAACGCCAGGCTCCTAGGAGGTGGCTCCAAGAAGGCAGCCAAGAATGTGAGTGCAAAG ACTGGTTCCTGAGAGCTCCTAAAAGAAAACTCATGACAGTGCCCAGGCTGCCAAAGAAGCAGTGTCCCTGTGACCATTTCAAGGGCAGTGTGAAGAAAACCA GGCACCAAAGGCACCACAGGAAACCAAACAAGCACTCCAGAGCCTGCCAGCAATTTCTCACGCGATGTCAGCTGGAAAGCTTTGCTCTGCCTTTATAG